From one Stieleria sp. JC731 genomic stretch:
- a CDS encoding GumC family protein yields the protein MDIIVIWARSFRRHLISTMVLVGLILAAAVAVIVFYPRTYHSRTQLLLRMGHENATIDPTAEAAGQMVNLQVTRKNDIETAIQVMHSRALLAEVVDKLGTELILEGTELATETELATEAGRSGDNDTDTGKAKGQSAHATEQNAVARTLGVVTSLKSQLGSTLASIDPVSPRERAIRDLGDNLEVFATSEASVVDAEYQAKSPRVAQQVLAAWLDCYLSKHAELHRTSGAHEFFLSEEEEIRQKLEQAYGELQKAKTGSDLVTVEGHQKLLENQLAQVRQSLSQTETLLAGSKARAKKLTATLAETEDRTVTDEVKGKANEARDEMRGRLFDLEVLEREYAAKYKSDHPRLITIRNQLAEAQRIVDQQEDGRAEVTRGINPVFQQLQQELLLEEASQAGHEQKKESLVAQVQQLQTEMAALNETEQRIAFLERRVDVLERQYSEHSKRLDQARIDEALRQRRITSVNVIQPASFEERPVSPRKGLVAALGILACLAVSVGYPLFCVFIAESRSAANRTLKSSTSSAHAVVPAKTSDKDEVKSADSEATASSVAAAEKMSPADAEESRLHSMYFEDDSDEYVTKRSAK from the coding sequence ATGGACATCATCGTCATTTGGGCACGATCGTTTCGGCGACATCTGATCTCGACGATGGTCTTGGTCGGCCTGATTCTGGCCGCAGCGGTTGCAGTGATCGTGTTCTATCCAAGGACCTATCACTCCCGCACTCAGTTGTTGCTGCGGATGGGGCACGAAAACGCAACGATCGACCCGACCGCGGAAGCCGCCGGGCAGATGGTCAATCTACAGGTCACGCGGAAAAACGATATCGAAACGGCCATCCAAGTGATGCATAGCCGTGCCTTGCTGGCGGAAGTCGTTGACAAGTTAGGTACTGAGCTGATTCTAGAAGGCACTGAGCTGGCTACCGAAACTGAGTTAGCCACCGAAGCTGGCCGGTCTGGTGACAACGATACGGACACTGGCAAAGCCAAGGGGCAATCTGCTCACGCGACTGAACAAAACGCGGTCGCTCGAACCTTAGGTGTGGTGACATCGCTGAAATCCCAGTTGGGATCGACATTGGCTTCGATCGATCCCGTTTCCCCACGCGAGCGGGCGATTCGTGATTTGGGTGACAACCTAGAGGTCTTTGCGACAAGCGAAGCCAGTGTCGTGGATGCCGAATACCAGGCCAAGTCGCCTCGCGTTGCCCAGCAGGTCTTGGCCGCTTGGCTGGATTGTTATCTCAGCAAGCATGCCGAACTTCACCGCACAAGTGGGGCTCACGAGTTCTTTCTATCCGAAGAGGAGGAGATTCGTCAAAAGCTTGAACAGGCCTACGGGGAACTTCAGAAAGCGAAAACCGGCAGCGACTTGGTAACAGTCGAAGGCCATCAAAAGCTTCTTGAAAACCAACTCGCTCAAGTCCGGCAATCGCTATCGCAAACCGAAACGCTTTTGGCTGGTAGCAAGGCACGCGCAAAAAAGCTGACAGCGACTCTTGCAGAAACCGAAGACCGAACGGTGACTGATGAAGTCAAGGGAAAGGCGAATGAAGCTCGTGACGAAATGCGTGGGCGATTGTTTGACTTGGAAGTGTTGGAACGCGAATACGCCGCGAAGTACAAGTCCGATCACCCTCGGTTGATCACGATACGAAATCAGCTGGCCGAAGCACAGCGAATTGTTGACCAGCAGGAAGACGGACGCGCCGAAGTGACTCGCGGTATCAATCCTGTGTTCCAGCAATTGCAGCAGGAACTGTTGCTCGAAGAAGCTTCTCAAGCGGGGCACGAGCAAAAGAAGGAGTCTCTTGTCGCACAGGTTCAACAGTTGCAGACCGAGATGGCTGCACTGAACGAAACCGAGCAAAGGATCGCATTTTTGGAACGACGCGTTGATGTGCTGGAGCGACAGTATTCAGAGCACAGCAAGCGTCTCGACCAAGCTCGCATTGACGAAGCACTGAGACAACGGCGGATCACGAGTGTCAATGTGATCCAGCCAGCCAGTTTCGAAGAAAGGCCCGTGAGTCCACGCAAAGGTTTGGTCGCGGCACTTGGGATCCTGGCTTGCTTAGCCGTTTCGGTTGGCTATCCACTGTTTTGCGTGTTCATCGCTGAAAGCCGCAGTGCCGCAAACCGAACTTTAAAATCATCCACAAGTTCCGCGCATGCCGTCGTGCCGGCAAAGACATCGGATAAGGACGAAGTCAAATCGGCCGATAGCGAAGCGACTGCCAGCAGTGTTGCCGCGGCAGAGAAAATGTCACCAGCGGATGCCGAAGAGTCTCGCTTGCACTCGATGTATTTCGAGGATGATTCCGACGAATACGTCACCAAGCGATCGGCAAAGTAG
- a CDS encoding tRNA (cytidine(34)-2'-O)-methyltransferase has product MTDDSKANSTGSSLRTDSTAPREVPMVTADPDSPVAHVVLYHPEIPPNTGNIGRSCVAVGAKLWIVKPAGFDYSDSRVRRAGLDYWKHLDLDDAENWSDLTQKLPATNMYFFSRFAERTIWDVEFQHGDCFVFGSESSGLPREVMQPGDPRALRLPTTKVVRSLNLATTAGIVLFEQQRQLAMRQSS; this is encoded by the coding sequence ATGACTGACGATTCCAAAGCAAATTCAACCGGCAGCAGTCTCCGCACGGATTCGACTGCCCCCCGCGAAGTACCGATGGTAACCGCCGATCCGGACAGCCCGGTCGCACATGTCGTCCTGTACCATCCCGAAATTCCACCCAACACCGGAAATATTGGTCGTTCGTGTGTGGCCGTTGGTGCCAAGCTCTGGATCGTCAAACCAGCCGGTTTTGACTACAGCGATTCGCGGGTACGACGGGCGGGCTTGGATTACTGGAAGCATCTCGATCTGGATGATGCCGAGAATTGGTCCGACCTGACGCAGAAATTGCCAGCGACCAACATGTATTTCTTTTCTCGATTCGCCGAACGCACCATCTGGGATGTCGAATTTCAGCACGGCGATTGTTTCGTCTTTGGGAGCGAGTCGAGCGGTCTGCCACGCGAAGTGATGCAGCCTGGTGATCCTCGGGCGCTGCGTTTACCGACCACGAAAGTCGTTCGCAGCCTGAATCTGGCAACGACCGCCGGAATTGTGTTGTTCGAACAGCAGCGGCAGCTAGCGATGAGACAATCGTCATAG
- a CDS encoding O-antigen ligase family protein, whose translation MNVAAPKASAQPTPATELRLLDRMAAWGRFLAAQETRFAFCVFVIYLLPVLTYTMPGIPPENASSDRLLALGKAAILGSVIFGGTVLVLHCILDARFRQAARAFVFLIAFFAWAVTTILWSPLKGTSVGQVGGFYGLLVYAIVLASIADHRGNVSRILWHLCASLVCLATLIVGVYFVDPVASGLDRSILNLLGDGLVHPTASGAAASLSLLLASIACFVFRFHWAKGMLIATLITSGPLLLLSNSRTATILAALTIPACVWMFGTLRFRAVSVLMAGAFCLAYLVLDPGFALTEDALGSSAQYLMRGQDVSQLRQASGRQEMWSAVWSEYVHAPVCGHGYYMTSRTGSLYVWNHFANHTAHNVYLQVLAGTGLIGLSLLLVGLGVIAFRSLRLFGADRFANHLGWSLVFCAAWYLGWSLGCSSFMGPLRYESVVFFTLVGIAVGQTNRIMRRPDEISS comes from the coding sequence GTGAATGTTGCTGCGCCAAAAGCATCTGCTCAGCCGACGCCGGCAACAGAGCTTCGATTGCTCGATCGTATGGCGGCTTGGGGGCGATTCTTGGCCGCTCAGGAAACTCGTTTCGCATTTTGCGTGTTCGTGATTTACCTGCTGCCGGTGCTGACATACACGATGCCCGGGATACCGCCAGAAAATGCGTCTTCGGATCGCTTGCTGGCATTGGGCAAGGCTGCGATCTTGGGTTCGGTGATCTTTGGCGGAACCGTGTTGGTGCTGCACTGCATTCTGGACGCTAGGTTTCGGCAGGCCGCGCGAGCATTCGTCTTTCTGATCGCTTTCTTCGCTTGGGCCGTTACCACCATTCTATGGTCGCCGCTAAAAGGCACGTCGGTGGGACAGGTGGGTGGTTTTTACGGATTGCTCGTCTACGCAATCGTCTTGGCGTCGATCGCCGACCATCGTGGTAATGTTTCACGGATCTTGTGGCACCTTTGTGCCAGCTTGGTTTGCTTGGCGACATTGATCGTCGGGGTTTATTTCGTCGATCCGGTCGCTTCGGGATTGGACCGTTCGATTCTGAATTTGCTGGGCGATGGGTTAGTGCATCCGACCGCGTCAGGAGCCGCCGCATCGCTAAGTTTGCTTCTCGCTTCGATCGCGTGCTTCGTGTTCCGATTTCACTGGGCCAAGGGCATGCTTATCGCGACGCTCATAACCAGCGGTCCGTTGTTACTGCTAAGCAACAGCCGAACCGCAACGATACTCGCCGCATTGACGATTCCGGCATGCGTCTGGATGTTCGGAACGCTTCGGTTTCGCGCCGTGTCGGTGCTGATGGCAGGAGCGTTTTGTTTGGCGTACTTGGTTCTTGATCCCGGTTTCGCGCTCACAGAAGACGCGTTGGGATCAAGCGCACAGTATCTGATGCGGGGGCAAGACGTGAGCCAGCTGAGGCAGGCGTCAGGACGTCAGGAAATGTGGTCGGCGGTGTGGTCGGAGTACGTGCATGCGCCGGTTTGTGGCCATGGGTATTACATGACGAGCCGGACGGGCAGTCTTTATGTCTGGAATCACTTCGCCAATCACACTGCTCACAATGTGTATCTGCAGGTTCTTGCAGGGACCGGTTTGATTGGGTTGAGTTTGCTGCTCGTGGGACTTGGCGTTATTGCGTTTAGGTCACTGCGTTTGTTCGGCGCCGACCGCTTTGCCAATCACTTAGGCTGGTCGCTTGTGTTTTGCGCAGCCTGGTACCTCGGTTGGAGCCTAGGCTGTTCGTCGTTCATGGGACCGCTTCGATACGAATCGGTCGTCTTCTTCACGCTGGTCGGAATAGCCGTTGGGCAGACCAATCGTATTATGCGACGCCCTGATGAGATCTCATCTTGA
- a CDS encoding DNA integrity scanning protein DisA nucleotide-binding domain protein, translating into MANLRLTKHNIAMLESAMALVQEINADALVLLLEGASDWERISEMVRKKGCEKPLIVAVDTVEELQGAAEAGLKPIALNKEKAPLLERLQHAILEAAADEFIKPNDELVAIYGGFTTGRLDSISHLKLDERMRRLSTRDLQSLESSVPLKVLKAVVDLAVQIGVEGREGKPCGALFVVGDTRNVLRHASESGVDPFKGYNKKARNLLDPKTQEDAKELAQLDGAFLITADGTIERSRQMLEVLHEDLNMSKGLGSRHWAAAAITRRTKAIAIVVSQSTGTVRLYQNGYLKMQIEPMDKGIKWQEISFKPPTASGDD; encoded by the coding sequence ATGGCAAACCTCCGGCTGACCAAACACAACATTGCGATGCTCGAATCGGCGATGGCTTTGGTCCAAGAAATCAATGCGGACGCGTTGGTTTTGCTGCTTGAGGGGGCCAGCGATTGGGAACGAATCTCCGAGATGGTTCGAAAAAAGGGCTGTGAAAAGCCTTTGATCGTTGCCGTCGACACCGTGGAAGAATTGCAAGGTGCGGCCGAAGCGGGGCTGAAGCCGATCGCTCTGAACAAAGAAAAGGCGCCGCTATTGGAACGCCTGCAGCACGCGATTCTCGAAGCAGCTGCCGACGAATTTATCAAGCCGAATGATGAATTGGTTGCCATCTACGGGGGATTTACCACCGGACGTCTGGATTCGATCAGCCATCTGAAGCTTGACGAGCGGATGCGTCGGTTGAGCACTCGGGATTTGCAGTCACTTGAAAGCAGCGTCCCTCTGAAAGTCCTCAAGGCCGTTGTCGATTTAGCGGTTCAGATCGGCGTCGAAGGTCGCGAAGGCAAACCTTGCGGAGCCTTGTTTGTCGTCGGCGACACGCGAAACGTTTTGCGTCATGCCAGCGAAAGCGGGGTGGATCCCTTCAAGGGGTACAACAAGAAAGCGCGGAACCTGTTGGATCCCAAGACTCAGGAAGACGCGAAAGAGCTTGCTCAGCTAGACGGGGCATTTTTGATCACAGCCGATGGGACAATCGAGCGTAGCCGCCAGATGCTGGAGGTTTTGCACGAAGATTTGAACATGTCCAAAGGCCTGGGATCACGGCACTGGGCAGCTGCAGCGATCACGCGGCGCACGAAAGCGATCGCGATTGTCGTCAGCCAGTCGACAGGAACGGTGCGTCTGTATCAAAATGGGTATCTGAAGATGCAGATCGAGCCGATGGACAAGGGCATCAAATGGCAGGAAATTTCTTTCAAGCCCCCCACTGCTAGCGGCGACGATTGA
- a CDS encoding reverse transcriptase family protein, with product MADKATTEKFELYVVDLVKSGQTFTASDVVIGARARGIDVRHNESRDIIHDLHRRGVLGPAYSRTTVPLTDSTRPFVYHPTNINPSEYRSSFTDVSSSLRSGHRSQPKRGFLGRLIQSLFGGGDDESKSGRKQRSGDQPAPADLSSNPSVPPKSSRRMPQRRKNVTLDLDAKSFLPIDRDELLSSAKKVNLWASPWFGRRDLIPPLDDPRTNLIDRGMVAEGLLTSDELRRIHEVGAEMDFYRPDDLLLRHQAQRSASGAIEAQRQASAERKALKKAEAAERRQQREKEIQYRRANQIDYLGRRVSTQLHLCQSDADKLQAVNLPVLHTTKDLADAMGIEISRLRWLAFHEDVASRIHYVSFSIPKRSGGTRTLSAPLPRLAAAQRWIYAQILRDLPVGDCVHGFVPGRGIVSGAQPHIGQEVLLNMDLEDFFPTIGFARVRHAFHWLGYSPAVSTVLALLCTEAPRREVSYQGTAYQVATGPRVLPQGACTSPAISNLVTERLDRRVIGFANKFGLTYTRYADDMTLSGGTDFAGQIGYAIAKIRHIAEEEGFRVKTSKTRVLRRNAAQRVTSLVVNDKAGVGRRKLRQVRAILHNASKTGLQAQNRDNHPNYRASLEGMIAYIAMTRPDQAATMRAKLDAIAD from the coding sequence ATGGCGGACAAAGCAACCACCGAAAAGTTCGAACTTTATGTTGTCGACCTCGTTAAGTCAGGTCAGACATTCACCGCATCGGACGTTGTGATCGGTGCACGAGCAAGAGGAATTGATGTTCGCCACAATGAGTCCCGCGATATTATTCATGACCTTCACCGGCGTGGTGTGCTGGGACCAGCTTATAGCCGAACAACCGTTCCCTTGACCGACTCGACGCGGCCGTTTGTTTATCATCCGACGAACATTAACCCCAGCGAATACCGATCTTCGTTTACCGATGTGTCATCTAGCCTTCGAAGTGGACATCGATCGCAGCCAAAACGAGGGTTCCTTGGTCGGTTGATTCAGTCCTTATTTGGGGGCGGAGACGACGAATCGAAATCAGGTCGCAAGCAACGCTCCGGTGATCAACCTGCGCCCGCAGATTTATCGTCGAACCCATCGGTGCCGCCGAAGTCATCGCGGCGAATGCCACAGCGCCGAAAGAACGTCACGCTGGATTTGGACGCGAAATCGTTTCTCCCGATTGATCGCGACGAACTGCTGTCGAGTGCAAAGAAGGTCAATTTGTGGGCAAGTCCATGGTTCGGCCGCCGGGATTTGATTCCCCCGCTGGATGATCCGAGGACGAACCTGATCGACCGGGGCATGGTCGCCGAAGGCCTGCTCACTTCGGATGAATTGCGACGCATCCACGAAGTCGGCGCGGAGATGGATTTCTATCGTCCCGACGATCTGTTGCTGCGGCATCAGGCCCAGCGATCAGCGAGCGGTGCGATCGAGGCTCAGCGGCAAGCCAGCGCTGAACGCAAAGCACTGAAAAAGGCTGAGGCGGCCGAGCGACGCCAGCAGCGCGAGAAGGAAATCCAATACCGTCGGGCAAATCAAATTGACTATCTCGGCAGGCGAGTATCGACGCAGCTGCATCTTTGTCAAAGCGATGCTGACAAGCTGCAGGCTGTCAATCTGCCGGTTCTGCATACGACCAAGGATTTGGCCGATGCGATGGGGATCGAGATCAGCAGGCTGCGTTGGTTGGCGTTTCACGAAGATGTCGCGTCGCGAATTCACTACGTATCGTTTTCGATTCCCAAACGCTCTGGCGGCACGCGGACTTTGTCGGCTCCGCTACCCAGATTGGCCGCCGCTCAGCGATGGATCTATGCGCAGATCCTTCGCGATCTACCGGTTGGCGATTGTGTTCACGGATTTGTTCCCGGGCGAGGGATCGTGAGCGGAGCCCAGCCGCATATCGGTCAGGAAGTCCTGTTGAATATGGATCTGGAGGACTTTTTTCCGACGATCGGTTTTGCTCGTGTTCGCCATGCCTTTCATTGGCTGGGTTATTCGCCAGCGGTTTCGACCGTTTTGGCATTGCTGTGTACCGAAGCACCGCGGCGAGAGGTCAGCTATCAAGGGACTGCCTATCAGGTCGCAACCGGGCCACGTGTGCTGCCGCAAGGTGCCTGCACCAGTCCAGCGATTTCCAATTTGGTTACCGAAAGGCTTGATCGGCGGGTGATCGGTTTCGCAAACAAGTTTGGCCTTACCTATACGCGTTACGCTGACGATATGACGCTGTCCGGCGGGACAGATTTTGCCGGGCAAATTGGGTATGCGATCGCAAAGATTCGCCACATCGCGGAAGAAGAAGGGTTTCGGGTGAAAACGTCCAAGACGCGGGTGTTGCGCCGCAATGCGGCGCAGCGTGTCACCAGCTTGGTCGTCAACGATAAGGCTGGGGTAGGCCGGAGGAAGCTGCGCCAGGTTCGGGCAATTCTGCACAACGCATCCAAGACCGGGTTGCAAGCACAGAACCGTGACAACCATCCCAACTATCGTGCGTCGCTCGAGGGAATGATCGCCTACATCGCGATGACTCGGCCGGACCAAGCCGCAACCATGCGAGCCAAGCTGGATGCGATTGCTGATTGA
- a CDS encoding metal-binding protein, with protein MDLSVRYHRRSAISRDSSGLAIALAPNLRRDRVGFRGQLVEPIAFREAIGALHDIVINDQRYKPRDKSAYEAYQESQRQRELQIRRQVYQSKLAELRSDHADPMPEGLEDDYRQMRKQYWRARSKYSRRLLVRDRELWRYLMPCDPVVTVAEDALLFECFSADESSYGCLSVDRDAFRAQSDVTLGTTNVDYTWQLYEHFQTLRSYRETRFEIDPDGFGVTTESAGGHHEEKIDLPNGWLRGFMRLQSAMSMPMRRIKFSREAIYNVLAFLKRNRAKHSPRALRIECSDGKSAQVVLEPWEKSIPLPPQDDESLQNLSIRLWGRDRLHVLSRLLPLMDSAELCVLGTGLPSFWVIRMGAMRLTLGLSGWTTNGWTHSSALSQLTAPVKLSDAMLVSIGTAFNSSPAHTFDSLRQKVSLRPVEIAAGLNRLALLGQVIHDLSTNQYRWRQVMPAPLSMDEIGDDDPETAAAMSLIRSKRIRINRDQSTHEGLRIVDASLDGKEVSLVIDSDGMIRRGSCKCSHHYKNALRLGPCRHLQVIRNYLIDDQSSQSADQWYQRFWN; from the coding sequence ATGGATCTATCAGTACGCTATCATCGTCGCAGCGCGATCAGCCGTGATTCAAGCGGATTGGCGATCGCGCTGGCACCAAACCTGCGGCGTGACCGGGTCGGATTTCGAGGTCAGTTGGTCGAGCCGATCGCGTTTCGCGAAGCCATCGGTGCGCTACACGATATCGTGATCAACGATCAACGCTACAAGCCGCGTGATAAGTCGGCTTATGAAGCGTATCAAGAGTCGCAGCGACAGCGAGAGTTGCAAATCCGCCGTCAGGTCTATCAATCAAAACTGGCTGAACTGCGAAGCGATCACGCCGATCCGATGCCGGAAGGTCTGGAAGATGATTATCGCCAGATGCGCAAACAATACTGGCGAGCGCGAAGCAAGTACTCCAGACGTTTGTTGGTCCGAGATCGCGAGCTGTGGCGTTACCTGATGCCTTGCGATCCGGTCGTCACCGTCGCCGAAGATGCATTGCTGTTTGAGTGCTTTAGCGCGGATGAATCGAGCTACGGATGTCTGTCGGTTGATCGCGATGCCTTTCGTGCACAGTCCGATGTCACGTTGGGGACAACCAATGTTGATTACACCTGGCAGCTGTATGAGCACTTTCAAACATTGCGAAGTTACCGCGAAACGCGATTCGAAATCGATCCGGATGGATTTGGTGTGACAACCGAATCGGCGGGTGGCCATCACGAGGAAAAAATCGATCTTCCTAATGGTTGGCTGCGTGGTTTCATGCGTTTGCAATCGGCGATGAGTATGCCGATGCGGCGTATCAAGTTCAGTCGCGAGGCGATCTACAACGTCTTGGCTTTTTTGAAACGTAATCGGGCGAAGCACAGCCCCCGGGCGTTGCGGATCGAGTGCAGCGATGGGAAGTCAGCCCAAGTGGTTTTAGAGCCTTGGGAAAAGTCGATCCCATTACCGCCCCAGGATGACGAAAGCCTGCAAAACCTATCGATCCGATTGTGGGGACGTGACCGCTTGCACGTTCTTTCACGGCTGCTGCCACTGATGGATTCGGCAGAGCTCTGCGTACTGGGAACCGGCTTGCCCAGCTTTTGGGTAATTCGCATGGGGGCGATGCGATTGACGTTGGGCCTTAGCGGTTGGACAACCAATGGCTGGACGCATTCATCGGCTTTGTCGCAGCTCACCGCGCCGGTGAAATTGAGCGATGCGATGTTGGTCAGTATCGGAACCGCGTTCAACTCATCCCCAGCACACACGTTTGACTCGCTTCGGCAAAAGGTTTCTCTACGTCCCGTTGAGATCGCGGCAGGATTAAATCGTTTGGCATTACTTGGGCAAGTGATACACGATTTATCAACGAATCAATATCGATGGCGACAGGTGATGCCGGCTCCCTTGTCGATGGACGAAATCGGTGACGATGATCCCGAAACGGCAGCCGCGATGTCGCTGATTCGAAGCAAGCGTATCCGCATCAATCGCGACCAAAGTACACATGAGGGGCTACGGATCGTCGACGCGTCTCTTGATGGGAAAGAAGTGAGCTTGGTGATCGACAGCGACGGCATGATTCGACGCGGATCTTGCAAGTGTTCACATCACTATAAAAATGCGCTTCGTCTGGGGCCGTGTCGTCACCTGCAAGTGATCCGCAACTATCTAATTGATGATCAGTCGAGTCAGTCAGCTGATCAGTGGTACCAGCGTTTTTGGAACTAG
- a CDS encoding HD domain-containing protein, with the protein MIRLPEIDLLHQAGAGSGSLIRIPPSDSVPLTDRVRRLLDTSTLHRLAGISQLGLVSTVYPGAMHSRLEHTLGVYHNSLRFLARFSADKLGAELLNEPDCDAFILAALLHDVGHWPFCHCIEDMQLDEVPRHEERSAEIIGRSEITSLIQEDWRCSPADVIGLLVDQENETPSQRFLKSCLSGPIDIDKLDYLQRDSLHCGVEYGRNFDAGRLISSLVIDPHSHRLAVGDKGRTAAEMMVFARYIMFSEVYWHHAVRAATAMLQRSVFLLHHRLDLSASLKLVDAEWIAQLRRTAAGSLAEPMVEGLFGSRRQLFKRVAEFSVLNGEQVHQSLAHRPHWWLVSLSEALAERLSRQYRVALAPADILIDAPPVKLEVDINTAVMHHDGGLSRLGDVSPVAAVLAERQFDHHVKRVRLFVRPDLREQLRDRLATPQHWAELLLETAQQSEKQWAST; encoded by the coding sequence GTGATTCGCCTTCCCGAAATCGATCTCTTACACCAAGCGGGTGCCGGTTCGGGGTCTTTGATTCGGATACCTCCCTCGGACTCAGTACCGCTGACGGATCGAGTTCGCCGACTGCTCGATACATCAACGCTGCATCGCCTCGCCGGGATCAGCCAGCTCGGCCTGGTCTCGACGGTTTATCCCGGCGCTATGCATTCCCGCCTGGAACACACACTTGGCGTTTACCACAACTCCTTGCGTTTCTTGGCTCGGTTTTCGGCAGATAAACTCGGTGCAGAGTTACTGAACGAACCCGACTGCGACGCATTTATCCTGGCGGCACTTCTACACGATGTCGGCCACTGGCCGTTTTGTCACTGCATCGAAGACATGCAACTGGACGAGGTGCCACGACACGAAGAACGTTCTGCCGAGATCATTGGCCGAAGCGAAATCACTTCGCTGATCCAAGAGGATTGGCGCTGCAGTCCTGCCGATGTGATCGGCTTGCTCGTCGACCAAGAAAACGAGACACCAAGTCAACGATTCCTGAAAAGCTGCCTTAGCGGTCCGATCGATATCGACAAGTTGGATTACCTGCAACGTGATAGCTTGCACTGCGGTGTCGAATACGGACGGAACTTTGACGCCGGTCGATTGATTTCGTCGTTGGTAATCGATCCACATTCGCACCGTCTGGCCGTTGGCGATAAAGGCCGCACCGCTGCCGAAATGATGGTCTTTGCCAGATACATCATGTTCAGTGAAGTCTATTGGCATCACGCGGTCCGCGCGGCGACAGCAATGCTGCAGCGCAGTGTGTTCCTTTTGCACCACCGCCTGGACCTTTCCGCGTCACTAAAATTGGTCGACGCCGAATGGATCGCACAGCTTCGACGTACCGCGGCAGGAAGTCTTGCCGAACCGATGGTTGAAGGCCTGTTCGGTTCAAGAAGACAGCTGTTCAAACGCGTTGCCGAGTTTAGCGTCCTAAACGGCGAACAGGTTCATCAATCACTTGCGCACCGACCGCATTGGTGGCTTGTTTCACTTTCCGAAGCGTTGGCCGAGCGACTTTCCAGACAATACCGTGTCGCCCTCGCGCCGGCAGACATTTTGATTGATGCACCGCCGGTAAAATTAGAAGTCGACATCAACACCGCTGTCATGCATCACGACGGAGGCCTGTCACGACTTGGCGACGTTTCCCCCGTCGCCGCCGTGCTCGCCGAACGACAGTTTGATCATCACGTTAAGCGTGTCAGACTTTTTGTTCGTCCCGATCTCCGTGAACAGTTGCGAGACCGCCTTGCCACACCGCAACACTGGGCGGAACTGCTGCTCGAGACAGCACAACAATCCGAAAAACAATGGGCGTCAACGTGA
- the nagB gene encoding glucosamine-6-phosphate deaminase, translating to MGVNVTEAVNGISVIVCDSADDASKTTAELIANQLGQKPNSVLGLATGGTPLKTYQYLIEFNQSGRVSFRDATTFNLDEYIGLTGDHPQSYRSFMNEHLFSNVDIPIDQTYVPDGSTSNIDQHCRDYEALITDHGGIDLQLLGIGHNGHIAFNEPGSDSQSATRLVDLAANTIEQNSRFFDSPSEVPRQAITMGIATILKAKTIVLLATGSGKSDAVRAMLYGDIGPQMPASFLREHPNAIVVLDAAAAEGLPLNSAAS from the coding sequence ATGGGCGTCAACGTGACCGAAGCTGTCAATGGGATCTCTGTCATCGTTTGCGATAGCGCTGACGACGCGTCAAAAACCACCGCCGAACTGATCGCTAATCAGCTCGGCCAGAAACCCAACAGCGTTCTCGGACTTGCGACCGGCGGGACCCCGCTTAAAACCTATCAATACCTGATCGAATTCAACCAAAGCGGCCGCGTCAGCTTTCGCGATGCGACGACATTTAACCTTGATGAATACATCGGATTGACGGGCGATCATCCGCAGAGCTACCGCTCGTTCATGAACGAGCACCTGTTTTCGAATGTCGATATCCCAATCGATCAAACCTACGTTCCCGATGGCAGCACATCGAACATCGATCAGCACTGCCGTGATTACGAAGCCCTGATCACAGACCATGGTGGGATCGACCTGCAACTGTTGGGCATCGGGCACAACGGTCATATCGCGTTCAACGAACCCGGATCGGACTCTCAATCGGCGACACGGCTTGTCGACCTGGCTGCCAATACGATTGAACAGAACTCGCGATTCTTTGACTCGCCTTCGGAAGTTCCGCGACAGGCAATCACGATGGGAATCGCGACCATCTTAAAAGCGAAAACGATTGTCCTATTGGCAACCGGCAGCGGCAAAAGCGATGCGGTCCGGGCAATGTTGTACGGCGACATCGGGCCACAAATGCCTGCGAGCTTCCTTCGCGAGCACCCCAACGCCATTGTCGTCCTTGACGCCGCAGCTGCCGAGGGCTTGCCATTAAATAGTGCTGCTTCGTAA